A stretch of Patescibacteria group bacterium DNA encodes these proteins:
- the radA gene encoding DNA repair protein RadA codes for MAKVSSDFVCQQCGYVSPQYLGKCPNCGEWNTFVETVVSTKIPKSKFQIPSQKPIKLSDVKAAQTTRINTGISELDMVLGGGIVPGMAVLLSGEPGIGKSTLLLELASKTKGAVLYVAGEESASQIKIRASRLGIKADNLLILETTDVDAACAVIDQRVGLVIVDSVQTLSTTDLSGTAGSVGQVRESAARLIATTKPLNIPLFLVGHVTKEGTIAGPKVLEHAVDTILNLEGEKYTQLRLLRTTKNRFGPTDEVGIFQMTDSGMEPTKDFHGLVVDEHRSSEPGSCLTITMEGTRPMLAEIQALVTSTPLPMPRRVASGINYNRLQTIIAILQKRLSVPLYKEDVYVSVAGGLKIEEPAIDLAVALAIMSSYKNKAITANTVAIGELDLLGNVRRVNSLERRIKEAKKLGFNKIISAETLASLAAWAK; via the coding sequence ATGGCTAAAGTTTCTTCGGATTTTGTCTGTCAGCAATGCGGCTATGTGTCCCCGCAATACTTGGGCAAATGTCCCAACTGTGGAGAGTGGAATACCTTCGTCGAGACTGTGGTTTCGACAAAAATTCCAAAATCCAAATTCCAAATTCCAAGCCAAAAACCAATAAAGTTATCTGATGTTAAGGCAGCGCAGACGACGAGAATAAATACGGGGATCTCCGAATTAGACATGGTGTTGGGCGGCGGGATTGTGCCGGGGATGGCGGTTCTTCTTTCCGGCGAACCGGGGATTGGGAAATCAACTTTACTCCTCGAATTAGCCTCAAAGACCAAGGGTGCAGTTCTCTATGTCGCCGGAGAAGAAAGCGCGTCACAAATTAAAATCCGGGCCTCGAGACTCGGTATAAAGGCAGATAATCTGTTAATTTTAGAGACAACGGATGTGGATGCTGCCTGTGCAGTTATTGACCAGCGCGTCGGTTTGGTGATTGTGGATTCAGTGCAAACCTTAAGTACGACTGACCTTTCGGGCACTGCCGGTTCGGTGGGTCAGGTGCGCGAGTCCGCCGCCAGATTAATCGCCACGACAAAGCCCTTAAATATTCCGCTGTTTTTGGTGGGTCATGTGACCAAAGAGGGAACCATTGCCGGACCGAAGGTTTTGGAGCACGCCGTCGATACGATTCTCAACTTAGAGGGAGAAAAGTATACACAATTAAGGCTTTTGCGTACTACCAAAAATAGATTCGGCCCTACAGACGAGGTAGGGATATTTCAAATGACCGATAGCGGTATGGAACCGACAAAAGATTTCCACGGATTGGTAGTGGATGAACACCGATCAAGCGAACCAGGCAGTTGTCTGACGATAACCATGGAAGGCACCCGGCCGATGCTGGCCGAGATCCAGGCTTTGGTAACCAGCACTCCTTTGCCCATGCCGCGGCGGGTTGCCTCCGGCATCAACTATAACCGTCTGCAAACGATCATTGCGATCCTGCAGAAGCGCCTCTCCGTACCATTATATAAAGAGGATGTCTATGTTTCCGTGGCCGGAGGCTTAAAAATAGAGGAGCCGGCAATTGATCTGGCTGTCGCCCTGGCGATTATGTCTTCCTACAAAAACAAGGCGATTACGGCCAATACCGTTGCCATCGGGGAGTTGGATCTTCTGGGTAATGTCCGCCGGGTTAATTCGCTGGAGCGAAGAATTAAAGAAGCCAAGAAACTAGGTTTTAATAAGATTATCTCTGCCGAGACCTTGGCTTCTCTGGCCGCATGGGCAAAATAG
- a CDS encoding DUF11 domain-containing protein, which produces MKKIIILYLLVFLVALISRPIFASVSCTTQYGGGQTCVSTGELLVNKKVFDPVSQTFVDNLGRTDHVFAIGEEVTFSIEVKNVGDAPVNDITVTDTLPNFLTWTGGDPLVSTISSLGAGESVTKTIRTKVVSTFGSGVVCANNLASVEATITSTSTATAPVSDPQTDTAQLCVNLPTAAPTVVTPTPTPPVTPPTGPSDWLLLLSSPAWLGGIGFYLKKLGSKKGGENK; this is translated from the coding sequence ATGAAGAAGATAATTATTTTATATCTTCTTGTCTTCCTGGTAGCGTTAATTTCCCGCCCGATTTTCGCCAGCGTTTCCTGTACGACGCAATATGGCGGGGGACAAACCTGTGTTTCTACCGGCGAACTATTAGTTAATAAAAAAGTTTTCGATCCGGTTTCCCAGACTTTTGTCGATAATTTGGGCCGGACCGATCATGTTTTTGCCATCGGGGAGGAAGTGACTTTTTCCATTGAAGTGAAAAATGTCGGCGACGCACCGGTTAATGACATCACAGTGACCGATACTTTACCTAACTTCTTGACCTGGACCGGCGGCGATCCGCTGGTCTCAACGATCAGTAGCCTGGGAGCCGGGGAAAGCGTGACGAAAACGATCCGGACTAAAGTTGTCAGTACTTTCGGCTCCGGCGTGGTTTGCGCCAATAATTTGGCTTCGGTTGAGGCAACCATTACTTCTACCAGCACCGCGACGGCTCCGGTTTCCGATCCGCAAACCGACACGGCGCAACTTTGTGTCAATTTGCCGACAGCGGCTCCGACGGTCGTCACGCCAACACCAACTCCACCGGTAACTCCGCCCACCGGACCTTCCGATTGGCTACTGCTACTTTCTTCTCCTGCCTGGCTCGGTGGAATCGGGTTTTATCTAAAAAAGCTTGGTTCTAAAAAGGGGGGTGAGAATAAATAA